TAATCAAACAACatgactaatataatttaattagtttaaatacAAATCACACACTTAATGTAGATTACTCACTCAACAAATGGTGTGACTACTGCACAATTTAAAAGCACATATCGATGGGCTTGTAGTTTTTGCATCTGAGTTAAAGTAAAATTCGAGGAACCTCCTACTGGCTTCCCACCTTGTGGGAAGATAGATGACAGAAAAGGCTCATTATCACCTGTTTTATCACAAACACGTCTTGGTCTATTGAACCTTGTCTCTATATCTTCAATGTATCTAGAACAAAAGGTAAGAGACTCTTCAGCTAAGTATCCCTCAGCTATAGAACCTTCTGGTTTTGCCTTGTTTCGTACAAAGGTCTTTAAATGACCTAATTCCCTATAATAATGagaaataaatagagtaaacaACTTggatatttatgataataataccTTAATCTAAAAGTACTAAGCATTACCTTTCTATAGGATACATATATCGATAATGAACTGGACCTCCAAGTTTTGCTTCCTCTACCAGATGGACAGTTAAATGAACCATAACCGTGAAGAATGATGGTGGGAATAACATCTCTAAGTGGCAAAGTGTTAGCACAATGCGATCTTGAAGCATTTCAAGTTCTTGTGGATTTAAACTTTTACTACAAAGGACTTTAAAAAATGAGCAAAACTCCACCAAGGTTGCAGTGACATGGTTTGGTAACAAATTACGTATTGCCAGCGGTAGTAATTGCTCCATAATAATATGGCAATCGTGACTTTTTAGCCcgaatattttttgttgcacCTCATCAACACATCTAGAAATGTTACTTGAGTAACCATCCGGTACTATAACATTTTTCAAAGTTTTGAGAAACAACTTTTTGGTATCACGAGTTAGTGAAAACAAAGCAATGTGATATCTTCCATTATCATCTGGCCAAAGATCCTCTCTTATGCCCATTTCCTTTAAATCTTTCCGAGCATTTACATTGTCTTTGGATTTAGGCTTTTCATTTAACAAAGTATATACCAAATtgtcaaatacatttttttcaatatgcatGAAATCTAAATTATGGCGTAACAAATTAGACTCCCAATACGGAAGTTCAAAGAAAATGCTTCTTTTTTTCCATTGTTTAACTTCTTCTCTAGATCTTTTTCCTCTACCATCCAAAATTACTCCTCTCCCAAAtgtaacattaatattttcaacttGCCTAAAAATGTCAGATCCTGATAATTTTAGTGGTGGATTCCTTGTTTCAGTGCTTCCATCAAAGCGAACACGATTTAATCTAAATCTATGGTTTCTACTCAAAAAGCGACGATGCCCCATAAAACACCATTTCTTACTATAAGGAAGACGACAAGGTATTGCATCAAAGTTACAAGTAGGGCAAGCTAAACCTGTGTGTGTGTTCCAACCAGATAAAATACCTAGGCCAGGAAAGTCACTAATTGTCCACATAAGAGCTACTCGCATCCTAAAAGTTTCATTCAATGAAGAATCAAAGGTCTCCATACCATCATTCCATAGCTCGCGTAACTCATCCACAAGGGGTTGTAAGTACACATCAATATTATTTCCTGGCATTTGCTTGCCTGGAATGATCATGGATAGGATCAATGAAGTGTGCTTCATACATATCCATGGTGGAAGATTGTATGGAATTAAAAACACTGGCCAAATACTATAAGTAGAACTCATAGTACCAAAAGGATTAAAACCATCACTAGCAAGGCCTAAACGAACATTTCGAGGATCAGAAGCAAACTCAGGATGCAATAAACTAAATGTTTTCCATGCCTCACCGTCCCTTGGATGCCTTATGAACCCATCTTTGTTTTCTAAAGAATGCCATCTCATATGCTCTGCAGTCTTAGAACACATAAACAATCTTTGCAATCTTGGTTTCAATGGAAAGTAACGCAAAACTTTTGcaggttgtttttttttcttctttgggtTCCATCTAGATGTACCGCAATGTTTGCATGTTTGcaaatctttttcatcatcTCTTAAATATAACATACAATCATTCGGACATGCATCTATTTTGGTATAGTTAAGACCAAGTTTGTTGATGGTTTTCTTAGCCTCATAAAAAGAAAGAGGCAAGTTTGCTTCATTAAATGCATCTTTTAACAAATCTAGGATCATAGTCATTGCCTTGTCACTTAATCCACACAAAACCTTGATGTGATATAATTTGATTACAAACTCTAATTTTGTGTACTTGCTCCCGTCACACAATGTTTGATTTCCATCATTGAGAAAATCAATAAACTCATTATGATCCTCCTTTGGCCTTTCATTCAAAACATCATCTACACCCAATGGTTGTGTTTTGCCTAGATTAGTACCTTCTTGCCTATAGTGCCCAAATGCTTCATTGATCATTGTTTCCATTGGATTTTCATAATGAAATGCCTCTTGTATATCATCTTCATTACTAGAAATATCTTCTATTTGTTTCTCACCATGAAGATTccatataacataatttttggGAAATGCTTTTAAAATCAAGTACTCCTCAACTGCGCCTCTAGTTTGCCATTTCATAAACCCACATTTGGGACATGGGCATTTAATTGTATCTCCAACAGCCCcattttcaaaagcaaaatctaagaatttttttaaaccaattgaGTATTCAATTGTATTCCGAGGCTTAACAATCCAAGATTTATCCATTGGAATAGATACCTAAACAAAATGGCAAtgagtattttataaaatacacaaaCACTTATAAAGCATAGAAGAAACACAAATGGTAGTTGTTCTTCAATGTAGGCTACACAAATAATGCTAGTTTTAATAATATAGGCAACATAAACATGACAAATGACAAAtgaataaagagatagagaataAAACCAGGATGCTAGTTGAGATTAGGTAATGAGTCCATTGACAGCTGCAAGTAAAAACAAAAGTGAAGAAACACATTAATTGACCATAAGTGATACTCTAAAAAATCATTGAACAAGAGTGCGACAAAGGTGCCTTACGCAAGAGATAGGGTAATAGTTCCATCCAATCTCTCCTAGATAGCATGAAAGTAGTGTTTGATGCAATTGTAAAAGTGTGCTATGAAGTAAAGTTGACTATTGTAGAGAGTGACAAATCGAGCAAAGTGGTGCAATGTGTTAAAGAAGCTGTAGGTATATCGATAAGGTAACAAAAATTTCCAGGTGTACCTTGACTGTAAAGAAGCCACTGGATGTGATGGAGGGCCAGAGTGAAGGAGAGAGCGTAACGAAAGAGGCTACCACAGAGGCTAACCGGGATGATGACGCGACGGAGACGGGGAAACGAAGACAGCGCGATCGAGATGAAGCGAAGAAGAGAACGCCGACGGAGACGGCGCGACTGAGACTGCGCGACGGAGACGGTGCGAAGGAGACTGCGCGACGGAGACGCCGCGAGGGAGATTGCGCGACAGAGACGCCGCGAGGGAGACTGCGCGACGGAGACGCCACGACGGAGACTGCGCAGCGCGACGACGTGACGAAGACAGCGCAGCGCGACGGAGATGGGCGCGACGGCGCGACGAAGACAGCGCAGCACGACGGAGATGGGCGCGACGACGCGCGAAGACGGCGCAACGCGACGGAGCTACGACATGGCTTAGGTTTTCGATTGATCGAATTAGGTTTTCGTTTGGGTGAGGTTACAGCACTGTAAACTTACATTTTCGAAAGGTTGAGGTTATGGCAGTGTTAACTTAGGTTTTCACTTggaaaaatttcatttacttcaGAGAAGAATGTGTTGTAATTTGCGGAGGTCATAAACCttctaagaaaaaataaaaaacctccTCGATTATTAGCATTTAGAAAAGTTATCATAATCAGtctatatgaattttatttgtggAGGTCTTTTTAACCTCCATAAAATGACCCATGCTATATAtccttttttttgtagtgttaagCAAATAATTAAATGCAGCTGAAGTGAAATACATGTGAGGAGTCATGTCCAAATAAATGGGGATTTGTTTTACggtttttgtacaaattttAGATAGTTGTGGAATTATGAGACATCATGTTATACATACTCAATATGAACTTCACAAATGACATTGGAGTCCCTGGGAAGAACACATTAGTTCATTGCAATAAGTCTTAATCAAATAATACAATTACAGATGTAGTAAAATATATGTAGGAAGCCATGTCAAATTAAGTGGGGAGTTGCTTTAAGATTTTTGAACATATTGTGgacaattttgaaatatgagACAAGTTGCTTTAGAGTTTTTGTACATATTGTGAACAATTCAAAAATTATGAGTTATTATGTTATACGTCCCTAATATGGACCTCATAAATGACGTTAAAGTTCTTAGGTATAATACAATTGTACATTGTAGTCATTCTTAACCAATTAATAAAATGACAGTAGCAATGACACACATGTGGGGATGGATGTGCAAATAAGTGGAAAATtgcttttgaatttttatataaattctgCGCAGTTTTGGAATTAGTAGACAACGTGTGTGTACAACTTCCAAACTTATGCACACCACTTTCTATAACAACTCTAACAATGCATACCAAAGTTTGTTGCTGAAAGTTTCATATTATAATGCaaataccaaaatttatacCATTTCTTACAAAGCATATTGTTCAACATATATGTTAGAACAAACTCATCTCAACCAACATGGTGCACCTAAAATGTTGTGAACAACAATGCTTCAGCCTATACATTTGGCATTTACAATTCCTCGAATAATTACAATTCACAATAGAATAAATTtataccaataaattttaactccTAAATAATAAGTCATATTCACGAAGCACATGTTGCCTTCTTTTGTTGTCTACATCTAATATCCATTGACTTATGTATTACTCCTGAATATGTTGAAGTTGTTCCTGCACAATTACATATTATTCACTCAtaacaaaacataatatttaaaccaaaaaatgCACAAAATGcacaatagaaataaaaaaccGATTCAAATTACATTTTCCTTATGTGAAATCTTCCCAACCATTACATCTAAAATCCTATCAATTGAAAACATaacaaagataaataaacaaacaacatAAGTGAATCAAATTTCTTGCACAACCCCAAATAACAAAACATTACACCAAAAAACtcaataataaatgaaaaattcttCCCCAATAATCAAAACATACACTCATCAATGCCCTAACAACTCACACCAATGAAACATTTTACCCTATAACACACACTGACCAAAACAAAATGGAAAACAACAAATCTTAGCCCACCAATCAAAATATACATTCAACGAAAGAATGCCCCGCCTTGCCAATTTGTGAACGAAGACAAAGACGAAGGGTGACAAACACAGTTGCCATTTACAATTGGTCCAACAAATacaattcatttcaaatttcaattacatTACTATGGTCTACAATACAATAAATGTACATGAGTAACTTCTAAGTCCTAATTAATAAGTCATATTCTCAAAGATACTTGGATTTGGATGAATGACGAAAACAAATCTGCATAAAACTGACACGTTATTGTTCAAAAAACCTAACGCAGCTCCCCACTTATGTCAACATGAATCCCAACTTGTGTGTCTGTGCTGGttgcataatttattttttgtttacattGCACGAAATGCAGAAacaaatcaacataaaaaatttcacaGTAAAGACATTAAATATGAAAACCCAATCGCAGACCTAGTTTCTACCAAAAACCCCAAACGCGATACCATTGCGAAACAATTAAAATTCCCAAATATGAATGCCCTAACAATTGCTCAACACACACAAacgcaaaaatcaaattgaaaaaatgttcAATTGAAATATGAACTCACAATTATAGTGATAAACCAACGATGACTCTTGAAAACCCTAAAACGCAATTTTTGCTTCTCTTATCACTATAGTGGCGCCACAAAATGTTTGTATGGGTAAATATGGTGGTTCTATGGCGATTCTATCCGTTTGCTTGTTGAGTGGTGTTGCTCTTATTCCCCTCTCGTTCACTTCTCGCATTGCTTTGATCTCTTTCTCCTTAATTTTTCCTTCTCTCTATGTTGTGGTCACAATGTCATTTTCTCCTAAAACTCACACGTGCAAGACCAAcccacaaatttaaaaaattgaattttgaattaaaaaattaattaacacataGGATGTGTCAAAATTGTGTCAAATATATATGTCGAAACATCGTTACcgttttaaatattattctcaacatataataacaaatcCATTTAACCATACAAA
This region of Vigna unguiculata cultivar IT97K-499-35 chromosome 5, ASM411807v1, whole genome shotgun sequence genomic DNA includes:
- the LOC114184615 gene encoding uncharacterized protein LOC114184615 codes for the protein MDKSWIVKPRNTIEYSIGLKKFLDFAFENGAVGDTIKCPCPKCGFMKWQTRGAVEEYLILKAFPKNYVIWNLHGEKQIEDISSNEDDIQEAFHYENPMETMINEAFGHYRQEGTNLGKTQPLGVDDVLNERPKEDHNEFIDFLNDGNQTLCDGSKYTKLEFVIKLYHIKVLCGLSDKAMTMILDLLKDAFNEANLPLSFYEAKKTINKLGLNYTKIDACPNDCMLYLRDDEKDLQTCKHCGTSRWNPKKKKKQPAKVLRYFPLKPRLQRLFMCSKTAEHMRWHSLENKDGFIRHPRDGEAWKTFSLLHPEFASDPRNVRLGLASDGFNPFGTMSSTYSIWPVFLIPYNLPPWICMKHTSLILSMIIPGKQMPGNNIDVYLQPLVDELRELWNDGMETFDSSLNETFRMRVALMWTISDFPGLGILSGWNTHTGLACPTCNFDAIPCRLPYSKKWCFMGHRRFLSRNHRFRLNRVRFDGSTETRNPPLKLSGSDIFRQVENINVTFGRGVILDGRGKRSREEVKQWKKRSIFFELPYWESNLLRHNLDFMHIEKNVFDNLVYTLLNEKPKSKDNVNARKDLKEMGIREDLWPDDNGRYHIALFSLTRDTKKLFLKTLKNVIVPDGYSSNISRCVDEVQQKIFGLKSHDCHIIMEQLLPLAIRNLLPNHVTATLVEFCSFFKVLCSKSLNPQELEMLQDRIVLTLCHLEMLFPPSFFTVMVHLTVHLVEEAKLGGPVHYRYMYPIERELGHLKTFVRNKAKPEGSIAEGYLAEESLTFCSRYIEDIETRFNRPRRVCDKTGDNEPFLSSIFPQGGKPVGGSSNFTLTQMQKLQAHRYVLLNCAVVTPFVE
- the LOC114184617 gene encoding uncharacterized protein LOC114184617; protein product: MEGQSEGESVTKEATTEANRDDDATETGKRRQRDRDEAKKRTPTETARLRLRDGDGAKETARRRRREGDCATETPRGRLRDGDATTETAQRDDVTKTAQRDGDGRDGATKTAQHDGDGRDDARRRRNATELRHGLGFRLIELGFRLGEVTAL